GTTTAAGAGctttgcaaacccgggcgacatgggaaacacgagttgtgggtaaagtgtacaacctctgcagagtgtaaaactaaccggttagccgtgctcacggtcaagagcggcttggaccctcacatgataattgaacttgaagttgatctaaatcgatgctctaatttatgattaattgttgtttatctttatatatgcttatcttgtgggtttaatagtatatacttatatctagataatgcttgctaataaaatatgatcaactaaaattgctgaGTGCAGTTAAACCGTGTTAGCTATTCCTTGAATTATCCTTGCATATATTATAGTTATTTCCCTactacttgttgagtaccaaccataagtgtactcccccttgcatacttgctgctcagaccATAATAACAACTGTCCGGAGTTTCtagaagacttcgaggatttctaggcgtatgtctcccagtcatctgcctgtgctGAAGAAGATTCCGCTGCTACCCTATAGACGTTTATTTATTTGCTTAAGATATTCAGTTAtgtaataaagtctttaatactctctttacgtttgcacttgttgtgatattcactttatggtcaatcatatgtgtgtaaaccgatcctggcgcacatatgagatgcattcggtttgtcttcataaaccgggtgtgacacttGCAGCTATAACACAATGCTCTGATGCGGCTTCATTGTAATAATTCATCAGTACTTCATAGTtgatgtaaaaaaaaaatttgtttcaGCAAGTTTGAAAGATGTAATGTGGATCTGTGCTATTTGTGTTTTAAAATTGTTTCAGCAAATTTGAAAGATGTAGGAGATGTGCTATTTGGGTTTTATGGTGCATTCGGTCTCCCTTTTGCCTATTGATCTTCTTataattgagctaaaatacaGCAAAACTGGATATATGTGCAGTATACTTTATTAATGGGAGGGTCGACATATAACCTTAAattgaaggaaaaattaatgTCTGCCACTACTAATACTAACTGCTCACCTGAGATATGTCACTTCTTTGCAGGCATGTGTGCTGGCCGAGTTGTTCGACTATGTTATCTAGAGCAGGGCTTTCTGTTTGTTCAGCTCTGTTATCTAGGGCAGAGTTTCCTGGAGCAGGTGTTTTCAGAATGTCAAAGGGTGTGATTGGTTTCATAGCCAGCCAGCTTGGCCGACTCCAAAATAATGCCACAGCAAACCTGTCTCCGCCATGTTTCTTGGTTAGCATTCAGGTTGGTGTAGGAAGCAGGTGTTTGGTACCCTGCAGTCAAGGACGAAACTAGATTTAGCTAATGCAGGAACTGGTGTTTGACTCTCTCTCTATCAGTCGTTGTGGTCACCATGTATCCTCTTCTTTGCTTTGATTACTGACTGCAGAAATCAGGAGACGTGATACGCAGAATTGATTTGTTTCACAGGGCATCCCGCATCCCTAACCAAGATGTCTTTCAGTGAACCCTTTCCATCTAAAAAATTCTGTTTCAGTGAAATGAGCATGTGATCGGGTGCGATGTGATCTCCCAACTTAATTCTTCTTCGGAGCTCACGGCTGAAGATACGATTATACAGAGGTGAAAAATGTGCAGTTGATCAGGTGTGATCTGTGATTTGATCTTCCAAGGTGAGGGACTGTAAATTGTGTCGCGACGTAACTGGAACAGTGCAGTGACTACCAGTTGGTTTCGATTTGGCCGGCCGACATATCCTATAGGAGAAACCGAGAAAGAGTTGTTGCCCCCGGCCGAGGgcacgccgcggccgctgccggTCGCTCCGAGCCAACGAGGAGAGTTCACCGCGATGACGCCCGGCGCCACAGCCGAGGAGCAGAAGCCATCCCATCGCCTTCCGCGCCGTCAGTCGCCGGAGTCAAAGGTTCCTTTCAGGGCCTAGCTTCTCATGGGATCCTTTCGCGTTTCAGTTGGGCTTGCTGGGAGCTAGGCCCATTTGGGGCCTGGCTGggctggctgctttctaggctGCAAAATTCGATTTCCATAGCCCATCCCGGTACGCCGAGCCTAGCTTCTCATGGGCCACCACGGGCGGTGCACAACACCGCGTGCACCTCCCCCTGGGCCCTGGCAGTGGCGGGCCAGAAGTTTTGCTTCTAGCCCGCCAGGCGGATTACAGCCCATAATGCTGCTGAACTCGCCAGCGGAGGAACTTAAGCCACACAAAATCTCACAGCTCATCTGGATCACAGGTTAATAGCAACACTATcccaaattataatttgttttAGATTTTCTAGATACAAAATTTTTTCTATGCATCTAGATGTACGCTATGTCTAGATACTAGCACAAACTATGTATCTAATCTAAAAATAgctaaaataaattataatttgaGCCGGTGGAAGTAAATTGCTATTCGTATGCTGACGAGTTAAGCCGCGCAATCTCACAGCTCGTCTCGATTGCTGGCCAGCAGCACAACATGACAACGATAGTAATTAGCTCGACCAGCCACAGCTAATGCTTTCACTGACGACCAAATCTGCCATTGACAGCACAGCTTCGCACTGCACCCAGCAAATTAAGGCGATCCAGGCCCTATAAAAATAGAAGCACGGCAGCCACGGTACTGGAAGCacaagcagaggaggaggagagcggtAGTGCACTAGTAGATCACAGCAGCCAGTTGCTATGGCGGCCAACAAGAAcgtcgcgccgccggcggcgacgctgcTGGTGCTCCTTCCGCTGATGATGCTGATGTGCACGGCGTTGGCGGCGCGCCACTCGCAGGTGGGGGCAGTACGcctggcgacggcgagcgcaggcggcgacgacgacgattcGCCGCTGAGGAAGGTCCCCAGGGGACCCGGCCACAGCCCGAACGacccctcgccgccaccgccatcggCGGCCCTCGTCACTGAGAAGCTCCCGCTGCTGATCGGCGAGGAGGTCGCGTCGGAGCATCCTGCAGGGTACATGAGACCACCGGCCAAAGACCCCATCGACGCACCGGAGCCGCCGGCGGAAGACTAGACAGCTTCCCGGCCGGTGCCGGATAGAATAAACAAGTGAATGTTGTATATATATAAGATAAGATTGTTCGAGAAAAGAAATGGAGATCGTGGAGTTATCGTATTCGTATCTTGAGGTGTTTCGGATGCATGCGCCACTGCCATTGTTTGGTCCTCCATGCTTCGTGCAGAAACTGCGTTTGTCGATTCACGGAAATAATTTGCTCCGCCTAAATAATGACTTAAATCTTGCAAATCCacaaggcaaaaaaaaatttggaatttgatTGGGCTTAGGCCATAAATAGTTTAAGATTCTTTTGGGCAGTTTCTAAGCATTTTCAGTTTTCTATCCCTCCGGATTATATTATTCTCACCTATACAGTCACGTTGTTATGATTTATAAAACTTAAACTAGTTTTTTTTCACTTATCATTGCATAGTGTAATCCATGTTGAGTGCTTCAGTAAGAATCGATCTTTTGCATTTTTAGGTGTCAAAAAAACAGAACCCATCCTAGTGGAACCTAGCCTAGTTCTTTATCCTAATATTTAGGATTTTTACTTCAAAATAATAGATGCAGATAGTTTTGTTTATACAATATCATTATAATTATTTTATCCTAAAAGTACAGACACAGATGACATCTATTTTTTTCTATTGTCATGTTCTCTGCTGTATTTTTTTAACATGACAAAGGAGACAAATGAATTATCttatatagaaaaatatagttAGGGTATTTATCGAAAGtaaataaaatatttaatatttattttgacatgaatatttcttttttaattttttattagcGATATAATTTTTTCTTGAGTGTTTTAGTTACAGTGCGTAATAAATTATCTCTAGAATTTTAAAAAACAATTAGTGTGTTTTCCATATATATGGCTAGAAGTGACAATAGACtttattttctttgtctttcAATCACCCGTTGATATAGCCCCATATCAACTAATTATATTGGCTCCGTtcgtgtgacggaaccgccaaattaaaactctaattaagcgtaatggccgtcatttgaacacatcgggcttaTTAGCTTAacagcttaatttggcgatcctttctcaacccacggcccgatcgaaacaacaccggtagtcccacgcgaaggtgggcgcagatggtacaagtaTGGCATACTACTTGAAAATATAAACTCAATGAAGACgaaacaacaagtttttcaaactgagttcaaatacatagataatttacaaaactttacaatagaTGTGACTGAAGTTCGAAAGTAAAAGATCCTACAGCTACTTTAGCTCCCTTCAGTTCTGATCCTactcgaccggtcggaccggttccaccgtccggtcggaccggtcggcactACCAGCCGACGCCacctgtcagaccggtcctacggaccggtcagaccggtctacgcaaAACAGAGAGGCTGAACACTCAGCCCTCTAGTGTACAACCCGACAACGCCCTAACCGGAAGGGTCTCTCtcctcgacctgccacccctctgcatcccggcggatgaacttgacacaacaggggcagaagtcgacgtccgggtgtcctgtaataataaatgtggcaacaaaccctgagtattctaatactcagcaaggcttacccgaccagtgggtataacttagcccacataactagacatgcaaggcttttggctggtggttaattTTGCAGAATAATACTAgaagtaagtccttatttttccaaattttagcttccGATTATATCAATAAATTTACTAACCATCTAGGATTTGCAAAGCTACAACAAGCAAGTGAGCAAACCATTAATTAAACAATATCAACCCTCATTACATCTCATCTCATTCTTATTCTATTTCCTTTCTACaatgtgaccaagagatcaaggctctcataaccgcgagacacggcgaatcgatccgatttaaccttgcaaggtggacctaaccaacacggcacgcaaaagccccgtcggaccccacgcaccaacctttcccctccccgcctcgaactacaggaaccagcccaacgacatatggtcagccgagctcaacgtgagaccaccaaaagtaaatatattcatcccaattctccgcgacttctCGACTCGCCCCaagagttgggtgcgggttcctgtactttcgaaacaaagcagtactcggcttaccggtttcgactacctcctacacccggcatgcggctagtacaattcaatccccgatcagcacagccgacaacggaacggtccttattcgacacagatggggctacaccttcacccatccggtctcccatcccataccttccatctcgaatataataattcatgaactgtaatataaagacatcctatatctcgcgagtgacagaattatcattcgacttctatcgagtcctattaagcatagcagtgctaacgacctattcatactagtataaggcccaggaaaacctagggatcatgcaactaaggtttcaaacaatttctaaacctaatgcacaattattaaagacatatatatgtgtcataatttgaaataataggatgtgcaccggggcttgccttgcgtctgctgctcagtaCTAGGGTGAGATGGGTCTTGGGCCGACTCCTCGCGAACCTCCTGCGGTggggcttgcccctggggctcctgtggctccacaaccacctcgtatacgacctcctccgccgcggctgctacacgtatgcacatgcatatgacatgagaaatgcatgcatgattttataaaaattacaagtaatcaATACCCAAATAAATTTCCAACTAATTGTTTCCACAACTACCTATTTACCCCTGCTCAGCCCagctataccggtcagaccggtccacctgaccggtcagaccggtcccccctTAACCTGCCgtgataccggtcagaccggtccctccgaccggtcagaccggtctcacccAGACTAAAACCTAGGAACCTCggcgcggcgaaaatcgcccaccaacTCCAAATACCTTCTAGGATCTCGTTCAGGGGTTCATGTGGATGCTTTGGACTAGAGGAAACCACCTAAAACCTTCTAGAATAAGAGATCGATCCAACTTCTAAATTTACCTTGAATGGCTCCTTCCCCCACGAAGAACTCGCGAATCCCGCGTCACCCCATGGAGGAGAACTTGGAGGAGATGATCCTTGACCGATTTGAAGCTCTCCCCGCCCTTGGAATCCAATGGAGAGGATGGATTTGGGAGTGAGGGTTTGAGGGAGGGGAAGCTCGGGAGAGGGAGGAACGGGGCGCTGAGGGGATGAGTGAGTtgttgggagagagaggagagcgatTTAAATGTTGTGGGGCCCAAAACCGCCAACTCGGGttcgaccggtcaaaccggtcgcccataccggtcagaccggtccgggccAATCTGCCAGCAGAAGTTTTTTTTGGTCTCGGTTTTGTCGTGCCAATTTGCTCTAATGGTCGTGGTTAGTGTAAATTatggtgattaacacctgggtgttacagttcggctggctgtggctagtggctggtgttgatttgttgtgagaaaaaAGTACTGCTAGCTGGCTAGTGGCTGatgactggtgctgatttggcaagagagaaaaacactgttgttGGTTGCCAGCAGAACAGAATGAATGCTTCTCATTATCGCTAGTGGTGATACCATGCTTTTGTAATAGCAACAGTGCAGTCCATGTAGGGTAATACTCAACCCAGTGAATGGGTTGAGATAACGTTGCGGCTATAACATGGTTGAACCATCCTGCTATAGTGCTATATTGCAATACCCCTAATTTCATACCCTTGTTACTATTGCGCTTTTCAAGTCTAGAAACACTTATTGGCTTATTGCTTTCTAGATTGAACTAAGCTCTTAGCAATGTGATTCTTTTTTCTATCTTCTGATCGTACAATTATTGACTTGAGACACCCAAACCAATCAACTAACCAAAGCGATTTTTGTTCGGCCCTCTCGCTCTCATCAGTCCATCCTCACGCCCCCACTTATGTTCGGGTACATTGCAAAGGAAATCTCCAACCATaccttattgttggttaaaccGAACCAACTTCGATCAGAATTCGAGTTCAAACTTCAGAAGTTAATAAACACCAACTTGGATAAAAAAAATCGAGTTCAAACTTCAGAAGTTAATCAACTAAAGTCACATATGTTCGTTTTGCATCGTTGTATGCTTATTCTCTAAGCAGTAATGGGATGTGCGCCTCCATCTATTTCCTCCTTGTCCCTCTTCTTGGTGTTGCTGATCTGCATCTCATTCACTCAGATTTATGATGTATCAATCAATCTACACTTATATAGATTAATTGTGGCGCCTCAAATTAGTCTCAGCAAAGACACTCCTTTGTAGCAAAGAATCACAGATGAACTGCAAACAGCAAAGAATCACAGATGAACTGCAAACGTGACAGGCATAGGGCAATGACAACCCACTAAAAAAAATCTGGCGGCATTCTCCATGACATGCTttgacacatatatatttagttaGGATTACGTGAGAACCAGCTATTCCAAAGAACGTGATTTTTTCGCATCCGTCTAGTATTCCAATCATGGAATCAAGTGCTAGCCCTCTCGGTAAAGACTTATTTTCATGGAAGCATCGCATCCGTCTAGTATTCCAATCATGAAATCAAGTGCTAGCCCTCTTGGTAAAGACTTATTTTTTCAATCATGGAAGCAAAGGAACGTGATTCACTAAAAAAATGTCTTTTAGTTTATAAATATATATGTTTTAGTTATATTTGATGTGGAATTTCTAGGTTTGTTTAGACTGATGGgttttcataaaatccaacagtgtatattcttctctttttaaatttatatatgtcttagttgtatttgatatggactctttggGCTAGTGTAGgctgttagatcttcataaaatctaacggtgcaaattcttctcttttttagattaatgtgagaatttctagaccttctcgacgaacgtggtggcttcttttaacactattgtattaagataaaGATGTCTTAgttgtatttgatatggactcttcgGGCTAgtctagaccgttagatcttcataaaatccaacagtgcaaattcttctcttttttagattaatgtgagaatttctagaccctctcggcgaacgtggtggcttcttttaacactattgtattaagataatagatgggTAATCACCTTAACAAAAAAAAGTAATATTGGAGATTAATCTAttcttttagaaaaaaataagtCTCTTTACTTCAATAAGTCATAACTGACGAGATGTGCCCTCATTGTCCAAGTCATTGGCCAACACGTCACACTATGGCATTACATTCAAACGGTCGGTAAACAATGCTGTGGCCATGGAACATGGTCCTGCTTTCCAGCCATACTCTGCCAGTGCCAGATCAGGGTACAAGATGTTCTTCCATGGCTCGATCAGGTTTGGCGGAGCAAAGCTGATCTAAAGCGTACAAGATGTTCTTCCATGGCTTGATCAGGTTTGCAGGAGCAAAGCTGATCTAGAAGACATGGGCACCATTCAAGGTCAAATCCTTCATGTGGCTCGCAGACACGAAAGTATGGATTGCAGGATCATATCAACTGTATTAcgttgtttgaaaaaaaaattagaatttttcaaaaaaaaaatcaactgtATTCTATACTTTCCATGTGACGAAGAACCTGGTAGCATTGAGCTGGTTGAGCAGAATGCCCACGGTTAGAGGAATCAATAGATTAGAGAATATATAGGCTTGGTTCTGTCCGTAGCTATTGTATACTTGGTTGTAAAAGAATTTAGCATAAAGTCTCATTTCGACGATCATATAACTATATAAGCATGGGCTTCATGAGCCATGGCCCAAATTGTAATCTCGGAAAAAATAATTCTGCCTTATGAAATGTGTCTCGCCGTCTGTTTTGAGAGGTGCATGACTTCAGATGAACTTGCCATATGAGATGTGTGAGTGACATGAGATGTCAATGCTATCATGGCGCTATGGTTCGGAGATTTGCATACCCAAAAAATACCAGCCTGAGTTTATTAGCTCCGATGGTTCCATTCCAGATATTCTAATATTGTGTTTCTGATTACCTGCTCATTTCGATCGggcattagtttttttttttttgagattacgaacgggcatgtcaaaaaaaaaacttatcatACCTGGCCTCATTTATACTCGGCCCGCATCCTTGCTCCAACCAAGGCCCAACGACAATGTTTCAAATGCCAGCCACCAGGCCGAgcacagaaaaaaaatcattctgAAATTTGGTCTGGTTTGAATTGATTTGTTGCATGCCGCAGCAAAGCCAGAAGAATGGAAAGCAAAACGGGGCCCAGAGGAGggaaaaaaaattcagcaaGAGTGAATCAGTGGATTAATTAGCGGTAATTAAAGCCAATTTTTGGCATCAGTTTACTGAATTTACTGCTAGGAAATTAAACCGTTTCAGTGTTCATCAGTCAACCTTCCATTTCTTCAGCGCCAGAGACCCCTATAAATATGTGCCCTTGGAGAGCGCTGCTACGACACTCACAAGCACAAGAACCTCCAGTAGCTAGCGATGGCGGGGCACAAGAACGCCGCGATGGCGCTGCTGCCACTTCTCCTCCTGCTGCCGTTGGCGATGCTCTCTTCCACGGCgtcggccgcgcgccgctcgaGCTCGGAGGACTTCTCGGTGCTGCGGAAGGTTCCCACTGGACCCAACCCTGAGACcagcgacccgccgccgccgccgccgccagtgtCCACGAGCCCCGGCGTCGACTCCCCAGTGCTGCGGAAGGTTCCCACTGGACCAAACCCCGCAACCAGCgacccgcccccgccgccgccagtgtCCACGAGCCCCGGCGTCGACTCCCCGGCAAGGAAAAATTTCTCGGCGAGAATTTTCCGAGAAAACCGAAAATCCTGTTTCTCGGCGGGGTCCGGTTTTTTTACTTATCGCCCGAAATTTTCGGTCCTTTTAAATATCCGCCCAAACCAAATTGGTGCATCCAAATATCAGGCCACCCCGCTACCTCCTAACACTAAATCTTATTCATATTCCATTCCCCATCTCTCTCGGTCCCTCCACGACTTCATAGGAAGCCATGGCGATAGCAGTGGCCATATTAAACAGACTGTTTGTTGTGGCAAGAAAGTCATATTTATATGCATTGTTGTATCTTGTTTATACTATTAGATTATTTGGAAATAATCTAGGTTACTTCCTGCATAAATTgtgaatttttttctaaatttcatcCGAAATCAAAATGGCAAATCCGATAATTTTCCGAGAAATCCGATAAACGCGTTTCTCGCTGACCTCCGGTTTTTTTCCCTTACCGGTAAGAAAACCCTGCTCCCCGGTGCTGCGGAAGGTTCCCACTGGACCCAACCCCGCGACaagcgacccgccgccgccgccgccgccgccgccagtgtCCACGAGCCCCGGCGTCGACTCCCCGGTTCTGCGGAAGGTTCCCACTGGACCCAACCCCGCGACcagcgacccgccgccgccgccgccagtgagCGCCGAGGTCGGCTGCCCGGTTCTGAGGAAGGTCCCAAGCGGGCCGAACAACATGACCagcgaaccgccgccgccgccgccagcgaccACAGGCGCTTGAGCCCCGGCGCTGCTTACAGTGGCCTTCTCGAAGAATGCGATGATGAACCGTGCGTGCCGCGTGCGAGAGGCGATTTCAATGTGTGTGCCGCTGTGTCTTGCATTGAGCCTTCATCACGCATGACGTACTTTGTAATAGGGATGATGCTTTATTTTCGGTTTTCTTGTTCTGGATCGATCGCAGCAATAAAAAAAACTGTTACTAATGAAGGTCGTGAGTTCATGATGTGAATTGGCAGGTTCCTACGTTTTGTTGTTTCGCAGCACTTACCATTCTTTTtcattttaaattcaaaaaacttGCCGTTGTTCATTTGATTTTAAGAGGAGAGTTTCACATCCTCCTCCTCAATAAGATTCTAAGAGTTCAGAGACATTCTCCTTTTTCGCCTCAAAAATTAAAGAAGTTTTTTCCCCTCTTGTTGAACAATGAACAGCATACAAGTAATTAGTGGCCATATCCCATATGTGAGCTAAAAGCAAGTCGGCTTGCCATGGCTACGACTTGGCCGGCCTTTCTCCATTTGCTTTCGGGCCTCAGGCAAGCCCATATAAACATGTCGGAGctaggccgggccgggccgggagcAGGGAGCGCTCAAAAATTCATCTTTGGGGGCACGCTGGATTTTTTATATTTTGCATACCGTATTTCTCTTCATTTTAAGCAAAAAAAATTACCTCTGTCACGTCTCATGGTCGCCTGCCACGTAAGTAGCCAACCTATCGCCCTTTCAACAGATTATCTTG
The nucleotide sequence above comes from Panicum virgatum strain AP13 chromosome 3K, P.virgatum_v5, whole genome shotgun sequence. Encoded proteins:
- the LOC120700556 gene encoding PE-PGRS family protein PE_PGRS33-like; its protein translation is MLFGPLGTFLRTGQPTSALTGGGGGGSLVAGLGPVGTFRRTGESTPGLVDTGGGGGGGGGSLVAGLGPVGTFRSTGEQGFLTVKKPDPAEKQDFRFSRKILAEKFFLAGESTPGLVDTGGGGGGSLVAGFGPVGTFRSTGESTPGLVDTGGGGGGGSLVSGLGPVGTFRSTEKSSELERRAADAVEESIANGSRRRSGSSAIAAFLCPAIASYWRFLCL